The following is a genomic window from Malus sylvestris chromosome 12, drMalSylv7.2, whole genome shotgun sequence.
aatgaggatatccgaggtaaagtaggagtagccgaaattgtaggaaagatgagagaaaatcggctccggtgattttgaacatgtgcaaagaaggccgactgacgctccggttcgaagatgtgactacgggacagaggttcagggccgaaggggtagaggaagacctaggacaactttggaagagactctaagaaaagacttagagtacttggatctaacggaggacatgacacaaaaccgagcgcaatggcgttctaggattcatatagccgaccccacttagtgggaaaaggctttgttgttgttgttgttgttgttgcttacCTAGGATAGTTATCATTAAACTTCCCATGAAATTACTTCAGAAAAAACATTTTTCAGTACCCTAATGGTTTCTAACGAGTTCATTGGAATATTGCTTTCCTTGTATTGCTTAGATCGGAGGGCAGCTCTTTGCTACTGTggccttgtttttgttttaggcTGTTTGTTTTTAGTTGCTTGGTTTTCTGTTCCTTGTTGTGCTGCAGTGTTTGGGCTGGTCTGCTGGACCACCCTGTCCGTTAGCCTTTTATTTCTCCTAATAAAACTTTCCCATCGAAAAGGGAAACTTAATGGAATAATATAAAGTAATGCTTGTCTGTGTGAATTTCTTTTTATAGTCTAAGTTACAGACATACAAAATATTTTAACAATCAGCAGTCTCAAATTCCTGATATTTGGAGGAAGTTTACTTttatgaagaaggagaagaaaatttAATTTGGATATGGGAAATGATAACCACACATCCTTTTTCTCCCCCTAGACACCCCCGTTTAATCTTGTCCACTGTTTCGGTttgatttattgaatccaatggCTAAAAGGGGGTGtgtaggagaaaaaaaaaggtgtggTTACCATTTCCTTTTGGATATACTTTAcaattaataaaagaaatgcAACCTTATTACAGTGTTAAAAATAGATGTGAGCAGTTTGCCTGTCTTGAATTAAATGTCCTGTGGAAACTTCATATGTTTTGAGAGATCCAATTTATTCAGGTTAGCACAATGGGCATGAAATTGAATTGCATAAATGTATGGTATCCAGGTCATTTTTGGCCCAGTAAGCTCTTTGTGGCCTTACAAAAAGTCTTGGTGTGGTCTGAAACTAATTATAGATCAAGGGAAAAAATTTGCCCGGTGAAATATTGGCTTGACTGACAACCGCAATTTTTAGGTCTTACGAGCAATTTCTATTCATCGTTTTTAAGGTCATTTTCCATTGATATGGCCAACTACTTAAACAAAATagctaatttttcttttttttttgttttgaattattctaAATAATGGTTTTATTTACTGCTTTCATACTAGGTAACATAGAAATTGGTAATGGCTATGGTGTACCAGGAGGAGGTGCTTATTATGGTGCTCCAGGACCTAATGTAACTGCACCTAGTAAGACTAATTCACAATGCTCAAATACTTTcattattgttttaagaactgttattgacactccaaaaatctcattgtgcactcctcacaagtgtatttttgttTCTAAACAAGAAAGTTTTGGAGTGCACAGTGAGAACTTTGTAGTGCCAATAATAGCTCCCATTATTTGTCTCTTAATTTTGTATTGTAAAAATGACCAATTTACTTTTATTTATGATGCCTAGGAAATCTGGGAGTTGGAAATAGTGAGATGGATCAGAAGAATATTGAATCTGATAAAGAGTTAAAACAGAAGCCTCCGGTTAAAGAATTGTCGGAGTATCTGAAGCAAAAGTTGAGGGATAGAGGTATTCTTAAAGATGATTCAAATAATGGCAATATTGTAAGTTCTTACCTTGCAAATCATTTCCCTTTACCAAGCCTTCTACTTTATCTCTCACCTCATCTTTGAACAAGTTTTATATTGTTTTGAGAACCAAAGATCTAGTTCTGAAGCTATATTTTTCAGTCTGTTAGTGCAAGTTCAAGTTGGAGTTTCTGAAAATGCTTTTCTATAGGTGGTTGATGGGTCATCTTTATGTGAAAGAATGTGTTAGGGCTTGTATTTGTTGTGTCCTAGGTTTGTCTCTAATAAAGCAATTACATGGAGTCTCAACTTTTAATTGGATTTGGACTGCTCAACTTATGAAATTGGGTCTTTGTGTTATTCTCAGTTTATCTCTTAATTTTGGGTTAACCCGTATCTTTCAATTTCAGAAGTTGGAAAGGAGCTCAGCTCAACAAATGGAATGCAGGAAATTACCTTCTGGTTGGGTGTGTATCAGTTGCAAGATATATTAGTATTTTAGTTTCATTTTTATTGGGTATATTGCACTCTATGCTGTTGGATATAAATGTTTTGCAAATACTGTATCATGGGAAATACAACTTGGTTTTGGGGAGGAGGTAATAGTTGTCTGGTAAATCATGGTGTGTTTAGTCAGATATGAAGACAGCCCACCCTCTTTGATTTCATTTTGGTTCATTCCATCAACTTCACTTTTGTTGGTCTTCTCGATATCGGGCTATTTTCTTGTGTATAAGCTCTTCTGATCACCAAATCTACACATCTGATAAAGTGGTAACTATAATGTGTTGGCAGTGGTAGAGCCCTCGAGACCCATGGATCCATGACCAGCAAATGTCTCTCAAAATTCTTTCATATTACCTTAGGTTTTAGATTagattattttatatataaccCCACAACGATTGTTTTGAGAGGGAATTGGCATGGGAAAAACATACTTCATAGTAGTAGCAGAAATCTAGTGAGAGAAATGGAGTGTACCGAGAAAAAGAGAAGGTAGACGAcagagaaagaagaagctgaGAAAATGAGTTCAGTATTCAAGAATGGTTAATCGGTTACATATCTGACCttagccttatatatatatatatatatatatatatatatatatatatatatagcataaGGTCACCTGAGCTATTTAACAATCAGGTAATTACACCAACTAACCATCAAACAAGGTAACGGACTCTTTAACAGACTATGCTGATGTGGACCATTCTGTTTATAGAAGCTGACATGCCACATTGTTGATTTGTCACTTAATAATACTCTCAACACCCTTTATTCTCTCCCCTAATAATTCAACCACATTGCACATACATCATAGGTATGTTGAAAAGAGATCAAGCATTGAAATTTAAGATGAAGATATAAAAAGTACTATTATGATGGTGAGATGTACGTATAAAACCAAAACTTTTAAATTGCATtatcataatataatatacTGAATTTTATTAGGCGGGCTGGcattgtttttatatttaacaaaaaacaaTGACATGTTCCTTCAAGTCATCACAAAAGACTACAGCATGTAAACAAGTTACAAAATAAGATAAGGTCATTCTTGTTACCTAAAAGTTGTGCATGATATGCTAGCATACAGAGGGTTTACATATGCACACGTAATAGATAGACACCATAATTAATATTTCCTCTGTTCTTTTATAAAATGTTTTCTTCTCAGAAAACATATTAGACTTCTTGTTGTATGCTTCCTTCTGCTGCTATTAGCCTATAACTTCTCGAATTACTTTCTAGGTGGAGGCAACAGATCCTGCAAGTGGTGCTTTGTATTATTATAACGAGACCACAGGCAAGACTCAATGGGAAAAGCCTGCTCAGACATCTTCTGTTACACCACTTCAGTCGCCTTTATCTCTTGCAGAATATTGGGTGGAGGCTTTGGATGAAACAACAGGTATGCCAAATATGTTCTATACATGCAGTAGTTTTTGACAAGGTACACGAACATCTCAGGGGTATCACAGAATCATTGGCATCCACTATGAATGCGTAAATAACACTTGAGTCTCCGTATATAACACTTGAGTCCCAGTAAATTACACTTTGGTTCCTATATTTTTTAGCTATTATATGATCCTTAGAGTTTttagtaaaaaaagaaaagaagaaaaaatagcttttaataaaatgaaaaatagaaaaacaaagacGCAGTTAAAATTTCTGAACAAAAAGGATTGGAGAAAGAAAGGTGAAGACCTATAGAAAAGAGAAATACTCTTCCATGGAACGAGAATCAGATTATTTACAAGGAGCACCAGCCAACAAATTATAACACTTTCAAGGACAAGAAAGCGGTTAATCTTTAATAAGTAGTTGGAGGATGCTCCGTTCGTGCAAGTAACAAGAAGGCAGTTACTTTATGATGGTGTTTGATCTTGGCTCTTGTGTTTGGAAATAACGGTATCACTACACTAGATAGATTGTCTTGCCTTTTGTCTCATTAAGAAAGCTATTAATCATAAGAAAGCTATGAATCTTAATGAGACAAAATTTAATTAGCAACTCATGATGATTGCAATATTTTTCTTGtcattttaattgaaaaacTTTACTATTTTCATTCACAGGTCACAAGTATTACTACAATACAAAGACACAAGTATCACAATGGAAACACCCTGGGTCATCAGAGCAGATTGCATCCCAACATTTTGAGAGTATGGTTTCTGGAAACCCTGCTAATGTTTATTGGGATGGCCAATCAACTGAGGTACAAGCAGGAAAGGATGAGTCGTCCACACTAAAGAAATGCCTGAGTTGCGGTGGATGGGGAGTAGGACTTGTTCAGATGTGGGGCTACTGCAATCATTGTACAAGGTAAGACGAATGCTATGTTCACTAGACATCTGAAGAAATCAAAGCCCAAAAGGGGGTTGAATTGAACTCTGTCCCACAATTCACAGCTCCCCAATGCCAACCTCCTCTTCGTTCCTCCAAAATCTTGAACCTTTTACATAATAAAGCATTACAAGAAGCTGGGGTCGCCCAACTCAACTTGGCCTCCCTAAACAGCCTTTTTTATGAACAATACACAACTACAATGTGAGACCAATAAACAACAAAAGTTTCCAACCTTCAATATCCTTTCCACCTTGTGAGACcaagtatatatatttatactgaATGTACTTGACTGAAACAAAGTGTACTACTAAAAGACAACGATTTAATAAAATACGCGTTGAACATATTTTTGTGGACTTCCAATTTTCTATACCAGTATGTATTTTACATGTTTGGTACTAAAGTTTCGTATGTCGTTGTTTGACATACaatattttattcttttaataatttgacacctctctctcttccttagTTGTGGTTCTCAATGTGCACAAAGTTTTCTTCATGGTTGCATTGACACCCTTTCTTCTGGAATATTTTATCACTTGCAGAGTTCTTGATCTTCCACAAAGCCAGTACATGATGACTAGTTTGGGTAATTATCAGCAGACCCAAAATCCTGTAGATACAAAGGGAGATTCAGACAGAAAGGCTCCCACGCAGAGGTACCTGTCCTTTAAGGAGATAAGGTTTCTTATGTAACTGGTCATTCTTTCAACTACTAAGTCATAAGTTTCATATAACCTGAAATGGAGTAAAGCTGTACTGAATTTTCATTGTtgtgtgtttatataaatgCGTGAAAGGTACTTGACCTAGAATGAAAATACAGAATGTACAAGACAGTCTCACAGTGGTGTCTTTGGATCTTATTCCCATTGAAGTATAATGAAATAATGGCATGTTTACTTCTTGTTGGACTCGTTTCCTATTGAAGGATAATGAAATAATGGCATGTTTACTTCTTTTGAAGAAGCCATGAATCGATATGAGATGTGTGCGAATAAACAACCCCTCTCTTAGTTATCTCATACTTTATTTTTTAGGTAGCCCATATCTAGCCCATATCCAAAACCAACGTGGGACGCACTTGGTTGTTATAGTGAACGCATGATATGTGACATGAATGGGAATGATACCCATTTCTTGCAAATCCATTCCTTGTATGTAAATATATCCTAAATGACATTATACAAATTGacttttttgtttgattttgtcatGGTACTATAGGTTTTAGTTTCTAAGTAGTGACAGCCCATTAAGCTGATACCCTAATAAGATGGAGCCACTAATGGACTTGTTTGCTTGTGCTTTTTTATGTTTCAAGATCACAAATTAAACATGGGGCTACAGCTGGAACAATTTTCTTTCTTCGTTTGTTTTGCTAGAACAGATTATGGAAACTGAGAATAAGACTTCCTCTGGAGAAGATGGAAGGCACTGAAAGCAATCAATTAGAACTTAATGGAGCGATTGATTTCAGTTTTGGTTTTATGTAGGTGTAATTGGAAACCTCCAATGGCAAAAGGAAATAGAAAGGATAGTAAGAAACGGGCTTACGATGAGGATGATGAATTGGATCCAATGGACCCCAGCGCATATTCAGATGCTCCTCGTGGTGGCTGGTAAGCTCTACAGACTTGATGAAGTATTCAGCAAtcatgttttattttgttttctctgCTTGATAATTTGCAAAATTTATTTGGTGCTGTTTTTCAGGGTAGTAGGCCTCAAAGGAGTGCAGCCACGAGCAGCTGATACCACTGCCACAGTAAACTAATTACTTTACCTTGATAATTTgtctaatttattttcttttgataaaTCAGTAAATGTATATGAAGATTAGCTCAATGGTTTGcacaaaaaaaagggcaaaacgggaaaaaaagttgcagaagTTCTTGTGGCGGTCTCTTCAACTTATTGCTAATTGTTGTGTTTAGGTTGTCTGGTGTAATCTACTAGACATAATTCCTAATCTTGTATATGGAAAACATTTCGGTAAACTTAGAAAACTCTTACAAAATTACTAAATGGGTATTGGGTACGATATTTGTGCAACATGGAGGATGCGATTCCATGGCTTCCATGTGGGAATATTGTCCCATTTTACCGAGTCATACACAAATAAATGCCTGTCATGCATTGCTTTTACCATTTGAAATCAACTCCGTTAGATAAGTTTTTCATGCTTTTATGTTTCTGGTATATTTTCAGGGTCCCCTTTTTCAACAGCGGCCTTACCCATCACCAGGTGCTGTCTTGAGAAAAAATGCTGAAATTGCTTCGCAGACCAAGAAACCAAGCTCGCAATTTGCACCTATATCCAAAAGAGGGGACGGCAGTGATGGACTTGGCGATGCTGACTGAGAATTTGATCGAGTTTGGTCTGTTTTGTGTATCACAAGAGGCGTGCTGGGTGCGTATATCATGCATTCAGTTAGTATCTGATCAAATTTAGATATACTTGTATCTACAGCAGCAGACGAACCATTGATTTAAGAGTTGTGTATTTAGCATCTGGCTGCTGCTATACAATGGGTTTCATAACTAAACTGTGACAAGACGTTAGAGTAATGAAACCCGGCGTTGATTGCAAGGCCGgatgtttcttttttcttgcatttaccaTTCATGGTATGTAGGCTTTCCCAATTCATTTTCAAAGGGCTTCCTCTGATCTCAATTAGTATGAAAATGTGGAGTGCTGGTGCTAGATCCTTTTATGTCTTGAGGAGGTTGAGCACGTTTTTGTGTTGGATCCTTGTACCTCTAGCTGTAAATTAACTTATTAATAGTTGTTAGTTGACTTCGTATTTCTAGTTTCCATACTTCGTAAATCATTATAAATTCATATACGTATTTTGTTCTCCAAACCTACATTGTATTAAAGCCCTAGATAAATAGGTTCTAGATttcttaaaccaaaaaaaacaaaagtaaaaaggGAAGTCATTTTCAGACGCCATTCGTCTCTTTATTTATGGtcattaaattgaataaatttaaagGAATCAGTTGACAATTATAGCTTCCATACTTGTTCATTTGGGATCGTCTTCCTGATAAATAAAGAATAAGAGCCAAGCAAAAGATAGTGATTCAAATTAAGATTTATCAAGTACCCCATATAAAAATtagggaaatttggaaaagtaACCAAATTTTGGATCCCATATAGAATTATAGTCACCATTTTagatttatgataattataacccaaaattgatataaaagtactaatatacccttTGATACATCTTTATAATTTTgtatcaaaataaaaacttaaaaaatggaCAATTAAATCCCCTTCTACTACAAGTTCAGAGACAAAAAACATATCGAAATCAGATAATGCAGAAGAGAAATGCCAAATGAAAACTGATACAAAATTTGCAATGGACAAAAAGCAGCTAATAGGTAATGATCTTCTTTTTCATGCTTGCCAGATGCCCCAAacttgtaaaaaacaaaaattgctaAATGTAAACGAATCAATGTGTGTGGTGTGGggcaataaatatatatatatatatatatatatatatatatatatatatatatatatattgacatgtTCTCCAAGTGATCTTAGCCATGAGTGTTCATGGCTTCCCAAACCATGCTCTTCGGGACTGGATTCAACAAAAGACCATTTTTGAACGAGaataaataaatttttcttatcacacacaaatcaaaccgaaaaaaatccTTTTGTTCTCACagtctatttttttctttggaaCCCAAAAAAAGAACTCGGTAAGACATTGGGATAATCTCatatttgatttgggttttttggATTTGTTTTCAAACTCTCTCCTTATCTCTCAATTTCTGTTtttaagggtatattagtatttacatatcaattttttgttataattatcataaatttaAAAGAGTGGCTATAGTTCTATATGGGGttcaaattttggttatttttccaaatttctttttacaaaaagaaattaaaaatgaaaagtaaCAAGTAACTAAGCATATtgtagggtaaattacatagtaaccccttaagtttgaggtctattacaatcgcatacaacaacttcaaaatatttcactttcatacctcaactactattttatttcaatatagtaccttcgttacatttttcatcaattaatccgttaaatgctgacgtggttgccacatatatgccacgtggctacCAAAtgtatgccacgtggcaaataaaaaaaaaattttgaaaaacccgaatttccaaaaaaaaaaaaattgaaacccataTCCCTTATCCCTCACCCACCCCCCcagcgaagaagaagaagggaaaaaaaagggatACCCATATCCCTCACCCCCCCCCCAGTGACCTCCCCAGAAACctgcaacaagaagaagaagaagaagaggggagaaaaaaaattaaaaaataaaaaagaaaaaaaaagctgaagaagaagaagggaaaaaaagggGATACCCATATCCctcactgataggagcatatttatgcaatttagttagcttgttcttgtgcatttaggttgttatttcttagttaaattagtatttcaagccattttcgtgtgtttataggtccaaagggttaaagaggcaaagaagtgcattttttagctttttggagcagttttgggcttggaatgaatagcacatgcttggagctaagtagatggacaaaattgaagatcaaatgaggctaggaatgaataatgacatgaaagaaatgaagaaatgaaaatgaagaacaaagagttcagaattggaagccaaagtttctaaagttggaagtttctattcttggcttggaagtttcctaatccttcctcacctatgttccagccacaaaaGGGTTTCAAAACATGTTAGGTTGCCTAATTACATGTTTCTAGAAGTCTTAGAACCTGCCCTAGATATTGCCGCACCACTACTTTGATTTCTTGTTCCTTGTTGCACAAGACACAATctttctttcctattttctgcacCTAAACCACATTCCTGTTTTGTTCCATCCATTGCCGCACAAGGGATCCTCTCCTTGCCTATTTTCTGACCTAAAACCACATTCCCTTTTCTTCAAACAAGAAGTCGCACcttccttcccttttctctcttaaatTCTGACCTTAAATACCTTTCCTATATTGTGCCACATCTTTGTTACCTaattctttttaatttcttattctTTCTTACTTATTCAATTGTGGGGCAAATTAGTTAAGTTTTTAAGACCCTTTTCTGAACCCTAGCCGAGGAGGAGAGCCTTTGTATACCATCCTTAGCTGCATCCTTCAATCATTCATCATTCTATACACTTAGCCGCACCCATACACAACCAGAAACCATCCACAACATCCTTGCCGTAGCCCATTCATTTCCCTGACCCCTAAACACATCTCATACACTTCATCCACTTgtgtgccgcagcaagaagaaagaaggaaggactcttAGATGTTCAAGCTtgattgttggagcattctaggtgtaattcgttctatatttccaatgtttaatttcttttcctttcgttttgctgtaaacatgagtggctaagcccctcttggctaggggtgatttcaaagccatgattatgtgtgcaatatgagttgataaattccagttatgaattcttgaattgtgaatgaaattggcttaaCTGTTTAATTGATAACTTAGTTGTGTttgttggttgagggtcgacacttaattggcatgcataaatctgatgctagagtataagggagtttcacataatcattacagggagtttcacataatcattacaaacttatattcatatgtagtgaaggttgctagtcacgactgcgttaagtttaattcctagcatgagtgacatgatgtcatagttgcaagtgctttgtcaatgcttatgattttcattgaacgtaatgatctttgattgtatctctattatgatgtcatgtagggaacttttgaagaatgctttgggttgtcgaatgatgtcatccaatccaataatacaaggaaaatctgagggttaactaaTGAtatcacggttaatttggggcattgtcgttcataattcaatgaaggagtaactggaaattgattcatttgcatacatgtcatgtgtggagaaagaacCTCTAGCTAGCTTTTCATCCATTTAATTcaaccaaattcgtccaaaatctgtcttaagttttagttacttgtttttattttaaattcgtccaaaacaaaccccccctctttaatttcttgtttcaaagtgtttaaaatctgttttgtttgtgtttttaagtattttgagtcaagccaaaaccctaaattcgtccaaagttgtgtttagAGTCAGAAATTGCCTAgttggtgtttttaggcagttttgagtgtttttaagttgttttgagtcttatgaacttgttttgagtcctttgagtctattcaaatgtttttaactttgtttttatgtttttgagtcagtttagaggttttagcaagccctcctaatccccggtttaaaaCGATCcatacttgcatttatactacaatttgacaacaagagggtttaatttgagtgcttatatATTTTCGCATCACTCACCCCccctgatgtgaaaattatgttgacacacaaattaaaccctattgatgacaattgtagtaatgatgcaagtagggatcgttctagaccggggattaactagggatgctaatcaacacaaataagactcaaaaacactaaactagactctatagactcaaaactaactcaaaacactcaaaacagcaaataacaaccaaaaagactcaattctagacctaacaagtgatttggacgaaaatagaacttcaaagactcaaaagacttaaaagaaacaagttttgactctaaaaacaagacttaaaagtaaggggattggttttgacgaaattggactttaaaacataaactttgaaaacaaactttaatgaaaacgattttgatgaaatagaatggtgaaaggctagttagaaggttccttctccacacatgaaacatatgcataccactcgatttccagttactctttcaacaaaccatgaatgacaatgccccaaattaactagattgcaccaattaattctcagatttccctagattcattgaattgaatggaatacgcattacaaccaaatta
Proteins encoded in this region:
- the LOC126592036 gene encoding uncharacterized protein LOC126592036, yielding MESSHSQDDREPAPPGVDSFPQYSNSTHHFTSHCQTFTPHPHQQPQGAFWAQDSTANSALDIENASQIDVSLHQQEISTQNVIRIQREARGVSLSSKDGLDVFSQRLDPNALKENLLKMTTQHRAQMASKRGKSSVPGEGNIEIGNGYGVPGGGAYYGAPGPNVTAPRNLGVGNSEMDQKNIESDKELKQKPPVKELSEYLKQKLRDRGILKDDSNNGNIKLERSSAQQMECRKLPSGWVEATDPASGALYYYNETTGKTQWEKPAQTSSVTPLQSPLSLAEYWVEALDETTGHKYYYNTKTQVSQWKHPGSSEQIASQHFESMVSGNPANVYWDGQSTEVQAGKDESSTLKKCLSCGGWGVGLVQMWGYCNHCTRVLDLPQSQYMMTSLGNYQQTQNPVDTKGDSDRKAPTQRCNWKPPMAKGNRKDSKKRAYDEDDELDPMDPSAYSDAPRGGWVVGLKGVQPRAADTTATGPLFQQRPYPSPGAVLRKNAEIASQTKKPSSQFAPISKRGDGSDGLGDAD